The sequence ACGCTTCAAAATCTTCCTCCCGATTTTTTCACCCAAGAGGTGGTCTATATGAGTGATGCGGGAATGCCTTGTATTAGTGATCCGGGGGCTGCTCTGGTGCGATATGCTCAAGAGCGAGGGATTTCCTATACGGTTTTGCCAGGAGCCAATGCTCTTTTGACGCTTTTTGCAGCGAGTGGAAGCGGGAGCAAAGAGTTCTATTTTTATGGATTTCTTCCCCACAAATCCAAAGAGCGTCAAGGTGAGCTCATCAAGCTTTTGGGAATGGAGAGTGATGTGATTCTTTACGAAGCTCCGCATCGCTTGATGGAGTTTTTGGAAGAGATTCAGGCTCTAGCCCCCCATCGAAGGATTTTTGCCGCCAAAGAGCTCACTAAAATGCATGAAAAATTTTATCAAGGGAGCGCGAGCGAGATCATTCAAAGAGTTCGTCAAGAATCGACTAAAGGAGAGTGGGCGATTCTCCTTTATCAAGGGGAGAAAAATCCCGAAGCGCTCCTCTCGCTCTCCGACCTTGCTACCTTGGATATTCCCCCTAAAATCCGTGCCAAAATCCTCGCCAAAATGACAGGAAGAAGTGTTGAGGAGTGCTATAAGGATTCCTGCCAAAAATAGCCCCGCATTAGAGCTTCCCTTAAGCCATCCTGAGTTAAAATCTTTCATGATAATCTACGGAAAACAGATATTTCTTTACGTTTTAAGGCGACATCCAAAGCTCATCAAAAGCGTCTATCTCGGCAAAGAGGTCGAAAAAGATCTCTTTAAGGAGATTTCGCGTTTGGGGATTCCCCTGCTTCGCGTTGACCCCAAAAAGGCTCAAGCGATGGCTAGAGGGGGGAATCATCAGGGATTCTTGATGGAGATTGAGGCCATCTCGCCTCTTTCTTTAGGTGAGATCAAGAGAGTTGATCGGCTGCTGGTGCTTCATGGTGTGAGCGATTCGGGGAATATCGGGGGGATATTCCGAAGTGCTTATTGCCTAGGGATGGAGGGGGTGATCCTGACCAACCTCTCTTCATTCTCCATCGAATCGGCGATTCGTACTAGCAGCGGGGCTCTTTTGGAGTTGCCCTTTGGAATTGTGAAGAATCCGTGGGATTTGATCAATGAGCTTCGGGGGGCGGGTTTTACGCTCTATGGAGCGGCCTTAGAGGGGGAGATTCCCAATGGAAAGAGTTTTGCCTCCAAGCGCGCGCTTTTCATGGGTAGTGAAGGCGAGGGGCTTCCAAAAAAGCTTCTTTCTAAGCTTGACCAACTACTAAAAATTGAGATGGAACGAGACTTTGATTCGCTTAATGTCGGGGTGGCGGCGGCAATACTTATGGATAGGATGAGAGATGGAAGAAGCAATTGAGAAGCTAAAGAGTATCGGTCATGGGGAGATCAATCAAAAAACCCACATCGCCTCTAACAAGATTCTTTATATCCTCAACAGGGATTATGAGCGTTTTGATAAGACCACAGCCATTGGCTTTATTCGCATCTTGGAGCGAGAATACAATGTCGATTTGAGTGAATGGGTCAAGGAGTTTGAGGCCTATATTGTGGCGCATGGAAAAGCAGAAGAGGCTCCCTTGCTAGAGACCAATTTGGTGGATGTTCAGGTGTCTAGGGCAGGGAAAAAAGGCGGAGCGGGTCGATTCTTCTGGTCGGTGGTGCTACTTGGAGCATTGGGAGGAGGGGGCTATTACCTCTATCAGTACCATTTTGAGGAGATTGTGAAGCTTTGGCCGATCAAAAAAGAGGAGAAGAGCATTGAGCCTATTCTCTCCAATGCCAACGAGAGTATTCAGACGGCCAGGATTCTTACTGGAGAGGCGCCTTTAGAGCTTGGAATCACTCCAAAGATTGAGACCCCTATTAACGAATCGACAACCGCCCCTTTAGAGCCTGCACTCAAAGCAGCGATTGATGAAGCCAAAAAGGTGGATGTGAGTAACACTCTAGAGAGTCAATCTAGCGCATTGCCTTTACTTGAAGCCAATATAACTCGTTCCACTTTGGCTTCCGAGCCAGAGAACACCCCCGCTTTAATGGCTCCCAAAGAGGTGATTTTTCAGGTGAAAAACAAAGTATGGCTGGGAATCGTCTATCTGGACAAAAAAGAGAAAGTCGCGGAGACGGTGAGTGGTCAATACAAGCTCAATCCCAATCGAAGTCAGCTGATCATCACAGGGCACGGGATGTTAGAGGTGAAAGTTGATGGCAGAGTGGAGAGCTATAATAGTGGTGCTCCCATGCGCTTTCGCTACACTCCCGAGGAGGGGTTGAGCGTTATCACGCTAGAAGAGTTCAAGGCTCAAAATGGAGGAAAAGAGTGGTGAAAAAGTCGCTAGGGTTGTGGCTGCTTCTAGCGAGTCTCATCTCTTGCTTAAAGGCGGATGCTTTGGATCAGAAGGTGGCCGCTTTGATGGATTCTCGCGCTTATAATGTGAACCAAAAGTTCGTCCAGCTCCTCTTTAAAAACAGAGAGGAGTTTTACGATCAAGGGAGAATCGACTTTGCCAAGGTGGCACTCAAGCTCAAAGAGAATGGTCTTTTGAAACTCTCCTTTGGAGGCCCCAAGGATCTTCATATCTCTTTTCTCACTCCAAGCTCTCCCCTGCTTTTCACCAAAGCGGTCTCCTCTTCCTTGCAAAGCCTAGGCTACTACTATTTTGCCCCCAAGGAGGCAGAGTATCAAGATGGACTCTATCGTCTAGGGATTGAGATGAGCACCGAGTATGCCATTGATCCCACGCTCCTTATTGAGGAGTTTAAAAAGCGGGGCTATCAAGTCGCCGATGTGGCTAGAGAGGGTGAAACCAAGTGGCGCTACACCCTAGAGCTCCTCTCTCCTCTTATTCCTGAGGCGGAGAGTTTGGAGCTCAATCAAGAGAGTGAAATCGCGAGGCTTTCGGGAGAGTATTGGCTGGATGTGAAGAATCTTGCAGGCACGCTCTCTTTTGCCTCTTCGACCTATGGCGCCAATCTCTACCCTCAAGTCACCCTCTTTGATGCTTCGCTTCGCATCATCTCCTCCTATCGTTTTGAAGAGGAGGAGCGGCGATTTAGCGTCACAATTCCCTCAGGCGTTCGCTTTGTGCGAATCACCGATTCCTATTCGCCTTCCAATATTAAAACAGGAATCAGGGTTAAATTAGCCCCTTAGATTCCTATCCCACCCAAAGGTTTTTTGCGATGTTTGATGAGATACAGTTCGACAAAATCAAACGGCTTCCAAAGTATGTCTTTGCCGCCATCAATGAGATCAAGCTTGAGATGAGACGCAATAATGAAGATGTGATTGATTTTAGTATGGGGAATCCCGATGGAATCACTCCCGCCCATATTATTGATAAGCTCTGCGAGGCGGCACAAAAGCCGAAGAACCACGGCTATTCAGCGAGTCGAGGAATTTACAAGCTACGCCTAGCGATCTGTAATTGGTATAAGCGTAAATACAATGTTGATCTTGATCCAGAGCTTGAAGCGTGTGCGGTCATGGGTTCCAAAGAGGGCTATGTTCACCTAGTGCAGGCGATTGCCAACTTTGGAGATAGCGCCGTGGTCGCTGAGCCCGTCTATCCAATTCACTACTACGCTTTCATTATCGTGGGAGCTAATGTGACCAAGTTTGGACTGAAGTGGAATGATCGATTTGAGCTCGATGAGGATGACTACTTTGAGAATCTCAAACGCTCCTTGCGAGAGACGATGCCAAAGCCCAAATTTGTCGTGGTTAACTTCCCTCACAATCCCACCACGGTGGTGGTCAAAAAGAGCTTTTATGAGCGATTGGTTGCTTTGGCTAGAGAGGAGCGATTCTACATCATTAGTGACATTGCCTACGCCGATTTGACTTTTGATGGCTACTCTACGCCCTCGATCTTGGAGGTCGAAGGGGCGAAAGAGGTGGCCGTGGAGAGCTACACTCTTTCAAAAAGCTACAACATGGCGGGCTGGCGTGTGGGCTTTGTGGTGGGCAATCCAAAACTGGTTGGAGCGCTTCAGAAGATCAAGAGCTGGATTGATTATGGGATGTATGCCCCCATTCAAGTGGCGGCCACGATCGCCCTTGATGGCCCTCAGGAGTGCGTGGAAGAGATCAAAGGCAAATATGAGAAGCGCATGGATGTGCTCATTAAAAGCTTTAGTGAAGCAGGTTGGGAGATGGACAAACCGCAGGCTTCGATGTTTATTTGGGCAAAATTGCCTGAGTGCGCCCAAGGCCTAGGGAGTTTAGAGTTTAGCAAACGACTCCTTCGAGAAGCTAAAGTGGCGGTGAGTCCTGGGGTGGGCTTTGGTGAGCATGGTGAGGGCTATGTGAGAATCGCGCTTATTGAAAACGAGAAGCGAATCCGCCAAGCTGCACGCAACATCAAGCAGTTTTTGAAAACTTTACAGAATACGAAAGAGGCATAATGATCAAGGTAGGAATCATCGGTGTAGGAACAGTGGGCAGCAGTGTCGCTGTTATTTTGGAGCAAAATAGAGAAGTCATCGCCGCTAGAGCGGGCAAAGAGATCGTCGTGAAAAGAGGAGTTGTTAAAGACCTCTCCAGAACGCGAAGCGATGTGAAGATTCCTATCTCCACGAACATTGATGATATCCTTGATGATCCTGAGATTGATGTGGTGGTGGAATTAATGGGGGGTGTGGAGTTTCCCTTCGAAGTCGCTAAAAAGGCTCTAGAGAGGGGCAAGAGTGTCGTGACTGCCAACAAAGCGATGCTCGCCTATCATCGATACGACTTGCAGGCTATTGCGGGTGAGATTCCTATTGGCTTTGAGGCAAGTGTAGCGGGGGGAATTCCTATCATCAAGGCGTTAAGGGACGGTCTTGGGGCGAATCACATCCGCTCCATTCGTGGAATCATGAATGGAACCTGCAACTTTATCCTCACCAAAATGGTCAAAGAGGGAGCGGCCTATGAGGCGGTGCTCAAAGAGGCTCAGACGCTCGGATATGCAGAAGCGGATCCGACTTTTGATGTGGGAGGATTTGATGCGGCGCACAAGCTGCTCATCCTTGCCTCCATTGCTTATGGAATCGATGCAAAGCCCGAGGAGGTGCTCATCGAAGGAATCCAGAAGATATCCCAAGACGAGATCGCCTTTGCTAAGGAGTTTGGTTATAGCCTGAAGCTTCTTGGAATCGCCAAAAAAGAGGGTGAAGAGGTGGAGTTGCGCGTCCATCCCGTCTTTATCTCTAGTGAGGAGATGATCAGCAAAGTCGATGGCGTGATGAATGGCATTAGCGTCATTGGGGATGCGGTGGGCGAGACGATGTATTATGGAGCGGGTGCAGGAGGTGATGCGACTGCGAGTGCCGTGATCTCCGATCTCATCGAGATTGCAAGAGTGAAGGGTGCCCCCATGCTTGGGTTTAAAAGACCCATGGAGAGTGGATTGAGACTCAAGCCTCAAGAGGAGATTCGTTCCCGATACTATTTGCGCCTAGAAGTCAAAGATCAGCCAGGTGTTTTGGCTAAAATCGCCTCTCTTTTAGGGGAGCAATCCATCTCCATTAGCACTCTTTTGCAGAAGAACTTCGAAGGGGGCGCAAAACTTCTCCTCTCCACGCACACCTGCAGCGAGCGAGAGATTAAGCGTGCCATTGAAGGGCTTGAGGCTTTGGAGGTGGTGCTTAGCGCTCCTGTGATGGTGAGAATCGAGGGGTAGGGTGAGTCGCGCCAAAGGGGCTAAAGCCGAAGAGATTGGAGCGCTCTTTTTGCAAGATTTGGGTTATAAGATCATTGATCGCAACTTCTACGCCCCCTTTGGCGAGATTGATATCATTGCTCAAAAAGGGGGAGTGCTCCACTTTGTCGAGGTGAAAAGTGGTGCAAACTTTGAGCCAATCTACAACATCACTCCACTTAAGCTGAGCCGTATTATTAAGAGCGCGCAATACTATCTAAAGCAGAAAAAAATCACCCCTCCTTTTTGTGTGGATGCCCTTATTTTGCGAGGTGGAGAGGTCGAGTTTATCGAGAATATCACTCTGTGAAATAGGCTATAACTGTATAGATTCGTTTAAAGATACTATTGTATAATCCCGCCATAAAATAATTTTAAGGAGACTCCAACTATGGGTAAATATATTGAACTCAATGCTTCAAATTTTGATGAAGTCACCAAGAAAGGCGTTTCACTCGTTGATTTTTGGGCACCTTGGTGTGGACCCTGCCGTATGGTCGCTCCCGTGATCGAAGAGCTCGCGGCTGATTTTGAAGGCAAAGCCAATGTTTGCAAAGTCAACACTGACGAAGAGCAAGAGCTAGCGGTGAAGTATGGCATTCGAAGTATCCCTACGATCCTCTTTTTCAAAGACGGTGAGATCGTGGATCAAATGATCGGGGCTTCTTCTAAACAAGCCTTCAAGGAAAAACTCGATTCTTTGATTGGCTGATGATTAAACCACTAGGGAGGGCTTGCGCCTCCCGCCTCTCTATCCTCTCCACATTTTTTGCCGTCTTCTTTGTCGCTTGCGCCTACTTCTATTTTCAATACAGCTACACCAAGTTAGTGAATGTCAATTTTGATGAATGGGTGCTCTACCAGGGTGAAGGAATTTTCACCCCTTCAAGCGATCGCTACACGCTCTACTTTTATAACTCGCAGAGCAAGGAGCAAAAAGAGTGGTTAGAGAGGGCCTCTATCCCTAGTGAAAAGCCCGTGGTGGCGATTGATATCTACCAATACAAAGAGCCCTCAACGCAGGAGAATCTCATCTTTGCAAGTGCTGGAATCAACACGATTCTTCACTATATCCACCGTTTTAAAATCACTGAGTTGCCCGCTGTCGTGGAGATTGAAAGAAAGAGTGTTCATCTCTACCACCAGAGCGCCAAGACGCGGGTTATTCCGGCGCGCTTACTTAAAGAGCGCCCTCTTTAGCAAGGAGAAACTTATTCATGGTGTTAGATGTAGCGATTATTGGCGGAGGTCCAGCGGGACTTAGCGCTGGACTTTATGCTACCCGAGGAGGCGCAGAAAATGTCGTCCTCTTTGAAAAGGGTATGGTTGGAGGACAGATCACCTCTAGCAGTGAGATGGAAAACTATCCTGGTGTGGCTCATGTGATGAGTGGACTCGATTTCATGGAGCCATGGAGAGAGCAGTGTTTTCGTTTTGGTCTTCAGCATGAGATGGCCGAAGTCTCTAGAATTGCGCGACAGAGCGAGGGGAATTTTGCAATTCACTTGAGCGATGGTCGAATCTTTGAGGCGCGAAGCGTGATTGTCACCACGGGAGGTAAACCCAAGAAAGCGGGCGTGAAAGGAGAGCTGGAGTTTTTTGGCAGAGGGGTGAGCACCTGCGCGACTTGCGATGGATTCTTCTATAGGAATCGCGATGTAGCGGTGATTGGCGGAGGGGATACAGCGCTTGAAGAGGCGCTCTATCTCGCCAACATCTGCTCCCATGTCTATCTTATTCATCGTAGAGAAGAGTTTCGCGCCGCCCCTTTGAGCGTGGAAAAAGTGAAGAAAAATCCTAAAATCACTCTGCTCACCTCTAGGGTGATTGAGGAGATCGTGGGGGATGCTTCAGGGGTGAATGGAGTGAAGATTCGCCACAAAGAGAGCAAAGAGGTGGAGACCCTTTCTGTTATGGGAGTCTTTGTTTTTGTAGGGTATGATGTCAACCATCAAGTGCTAAAGCAAGAAGATGGCAGTTTCCTTTGCGAGGTCAACGAAAAGGGCGAAGTGGTGGTCGACCTCTCCATGAAGACCAACATTCCTGGGCTTTTTGCGGCGGGAGATTTAAGGATAGAGGCTCCAAAGCAAGTGGTTTGCGCCGCAGGAGATGGGGCAAGTGCTGCTTTGAGTGCCCTTGCTTACTTGGAGCATCTAAAGGAGTCATAACATGAATCGAATCGGGGTTTTTGGCGCGACAGGACGCGTGGGAAAGTTGCTGGTGGAGTTGTTAGGGAGTGATGAGAACGCGAAGCTCTCCTCTGTTTTTGTTCGTAAAGAGCTTGACTTTTCCATGCCGCCAGGAGCTTTGGTCACCAATGATTACAAAACTTTTCTAGAGGGATGCGATGTGGTGATCGACTTCTCTTTGCCTGATGCGACCGCGGCTCTACTTGAGACGGCGATGCAGGGGCACCCTAAACCTCTTGTGATTGGTACGACAGGATTGGATGCGCACCATTTTAATCTCATCCATGAAGCCTCTAGACAGATGCCTGTGCTCTATGCGACCAATATGTCTCTGGGGGTGGCCATCCTTAATAAGATGGTGCACACGGCGGCCAAGGCGCTGGCTGATTTTGATATTGAGATTGTTGAGATGCACCACAGGCATAAAAAAGATTCTCCTAGCGGAACAGCGCTCACTTTAGCCGAGAGCTGTGCGAAGGCTAGAGGGGTTGAGCTGGATGAGGTGAGAGTGAGCGGACGCAATGGGAACATTGGCGAGCGAAAAAGCGAAGAGATTGCAGTGATGTCGCTTCGCGGGGGTGATATTGCAGGCAAGCACACGGTGGGCTTTTACAGCGAGGGCGAGTATTTGGAATTTGTCCATACGGCCACGAGTCGCATGACCTTTGCCAAGGGGGCACTCAGAGCGGCTAAATGGCTAGCCAAGCAAGAGAGCGGTTTGTATGGTATTTCTGATGCCTTGGGAATCTAACACAAAAGAAGAGAATCAAGTGGAAACATTGAGAGATTGGAACGAAGAGTGCGCGGTTGTAGGGGTTTATAACGCTGATACAGCGGCGAGTGTGGCCTACTATTCACTATTTTCAATGCAGCATCGAGGGCAGGAGGCGAGCGGAATTAGCAGCTCTACAGGTGAGAAACTCATCACCATCAAGGATCGAGGGCTGGTGACGGCAGTTTTTGGAGATGATAAGCTCAAAAAACTCAAAGGGCGATCGGCCGTAGGTCACAACCGCTACTCCACGGCGGGAGAAGATTCTATTTTGGATGCCCAGCCTGTATTTGCGCGATATGATTTGGGTGAAATCGCGATTGTGCATAATGGCAATCTGACCAATGCCAAGCAGATTCGAGAGGATTTGATCCAAAAAGGGGCAATCTTCCAGAGCTTTATGGATACGGAGAATCTCATCCATCTCATCGCTAAAAGCCAAAAAGAGAAGCTCATTGATCGAATCATTGACGCGGTGCACAAAATAGAGGGGGCCTACTCTCTGATCTTTTTAAGTCGCAAAAAGATGTTCGCGATTAGAGATCCACATGGTTTTAGGCCTTTGAGTTTAGGGCGTATCAAAAACAGCGATGGTAGTTTTGGCTATATGGTCGCGAGTGAAACCTGCGCCTTTGATCTTGTGGGGGCAGAGTATATTCGAGATGTTGAGCCAGGCGAAATGCTCGTGTTTGAGGCAGAAGGAGAGCCAAGAAGCTACAAAATTTTTGAAAAACAACCTCGTCCCTGTATTTTTGAATTTGTCTATTTTGCTAGACCCGATAGCCGTGTGTTTGGACACAATGTCTATGAGGTACGCAAAAACATGGGACAAGAGCTCGCTAGAGAGAAACCCATTGAAGCAGACATGGTGATTCCTGTGCCTGATAGCGGGGTGGCTGCAGCCATTGGATATGCAAGAGAGAGCGGGATTCCTTTTGAGCTTGGAATTGTTCGTAACCATTATGTGGGAAGAACCTTTATTGAGCCCACGCAACAGAGCCGAGAGCTAAAAGTCAAACTCAAACTCAACCCCATTAAGGAGCTCATCCAGGGCAAGCGTCTCATTGTGATTGATGATAGCATCGTGAGAGGGACAACTAGTCGGCAGATCGTGAGAATCTTGCGTGCAGCGGGCGCTAAAGAGGTTCATATGAAGATCAGCTCCCCTCCCACTATCTCCCCTTGCTACTATGGGGTCGATACGCCTGATAAATCTCAGCTCATCTGCGCCAATATGACGCTAGAGGAGACCTGCCGCTTTATCGAAGCCGATTCTCTCTCTTTCCTCTCTCTTGAGGGGCTTAGACGCAGTATTCAATGCGATGAGCGAGAGCTTTTTTGTCAAGCATGCTTTGACGGAAAATATATAGTCTAATTCACAGGATTTCCATCAAAGTGAGAAAAATGTTAACCTTTGGAAGGTATTTTAAGAAAAAATTTGGTGAAAAAGTTCGCAAGATTCCCATTAGTATCCCTGGATTTACCTGCCCTAATATTGATGGTACCGTGGCCAAGGGAGGGTGTATTTTTTGCCGAAATGAGAGCTTTTCGCCCATCCTCTCCAAGCAAGCCCCCGCCCCCTTTAAGCTTCACCCAGGGCTTAGCGAGAATCCCCATTTAGAGATGCAGATTGAGGTGCTCAAAAAGCAGTTTGATTCCCAGGTGGGCTTTCACCGCGAGAAGTTTGGGATGAAGAAGTTTTTGGTCTATTTTCAATCTTTCACCAACACCTATGCTCCCATAGAGACGCTCAAGAGACTCTATTCTGAGGCATTTAGACTGCCTGATGTGGTGGGAATCTCCATCGGCACACGCATCGATTCGGTGAACCATGAGATTTTGGATTTTCTTGGAGAATACGCTAGAGAGAAAGAGGTCTGGATCGAGTATGGAATCCAGTCGATTCATGATCGCACGCTAGAGGGAATCAACCGAGGTCACGACTCTTCAGAGATGGAGTATTGGATCAAAGAGACCCAAAATCGAGGAATTAAGGTCTGCGTTCATCTCATCTATGGGCTTCCTGGAGAGAGTGAAGAGATGATGTTAGAGACGCTTGATAAGATGATTGAGTGGCAGGCGGAGAGTATCAAAATTCATCCTCTTTATGTGATGGCGCACACCGCCCTCGCTACCCTCTACAAAAAAGGAGAGTATACCCCTATCACGCTGGAGCGCTACGCTTGGCTTATTGGGGAATCGATGAAGCGAATCCCCAAAGAAATCGTGGTGCAGCGAGTCAGCGCTGGGGCGCACACCGAGGATCTGCTCGCGCCTGATTGGTGTTTTGATAAAAACATTCAAATGCGATATATCCGCGATTCCCTAAGAGCAACAGGGATTGATTATTGAATCTGAAGCCCATCTTGACGGGGGATGATTCCCCCACGCTTTTTAGTGAGCGTTTTGGTGAACACTACCACTCTACAAGCATGGGCGCCCACTCTGAATCGCTCCACAAACACATCCTCCCTCCGTTGCTTGTTCACCCCGAATGGCTGAATCGATCTAAAATCAAGATTTTAGATATCTGCTTTGGGCTTGGCTATAACACCCTTGCAACCCTAGCGCTCTATCGTCAAAAGGGTTTTAAGGGAATTATTGAGGTGCACTCACCTGAGATGGATGAGGAGCTTTTAGAGGGATTGCTCTATTTTGACTATCCTCTAGAGCTTGGGGAGACTCGCTCTTTTTTGTACGAGCTTATTCGAAAAAAGAGAGTGGAGCGAGATGGGGTGATTTTGGAGCTTTTTGTGGGGGATGCGAGGGAGTATCTGCGTATGCTTGAAGGGGGATTTGATATTGTTTATCAAGACGCCTTCTCTCCAGTGAAAAATCCACTCCTTTGGACGGTGGATTATTTTTCTGATCTCCGAGCGATTCTTGCAGAAGAGGGAGTGGTGACCACCTACACGCAATCCTCCGCTGTGCGATATAGCGCTTATTTGGCAGGCTTTCAAGTCTATGCCTATGAGAATGGAATCGATCGCGGAGGAACTCTCTTTTCTCCCTCTTCTCTCCCATTAAAGCGAATCAATCTTGAAGAAAAGCGTCTTAACAATCCCTCTCTAAAAGCGCTCCGAGATGAAGATTATTGCGTCAATTAGCCTTTAAGACCCTTGACAAAGAATAGGAAAATCTATATACTTCCAGCTCACAAATTCGGAAGCGATATTTGTGCGTTCTTGCTGGTGTAGCTCAGTTGGTAGAGCAGCTGCCTTGTAAGCAGCAGGCCGGGGGTTCGAGTCCCTTTACCAGCTCCATTTCATTCAAACATCATAATGTTTACCATTATTTTCAGTGTTTGACCAGTCACGACTAATCGAGGTGAGATACTCAAGTGGCCAACGAGGGCAGACTGTAAATCTGCTGACTATGTCTTCGAAGGTTCGAATCCTTCTCTCACCACCATTTCTCGATAGTCATTTTGCGGGAATAGCTCAGTTGGCTAGAGCATCAGCCTTCCAAGCTGAGGGTCGCGGGTTCGAGTCCCGTTTCCCGCTCCACCGTTTTAGGGATACTGGGAGCTGATTTTACTTCACGACAAATTGGTTCCGCAAAACACATCTCCTTCACGCATGTCAATTGCCCATATAGCTCAGTGGCAGAGCACTTCCTTGGTAAGGAAGAGGTCGGCGGTTCAATCCCGCTTATGGGCTCCAGTTTTTCAATATTCGGAGCTGTGAGCCTTTTTGGCACTTTAGCTCTTATTTTGGTCTTGGCATAATTAGTGTAAAATGACTCACATTCTTAATTCAATATAGGAGACAAGCATGGCTAAGGAAAAGTTTGTAAAAAACAAACCCCACGTTAATATCGGTACCATCGGTCACGTTGACCACGGTAAAACCACTCTTAGTGCCGCTATTTCTGCGGTACTTGCAACCAAAGGTCTTTGCGAGCTTAAAGATTATGATGCGATCGACAATGCTCCTGAAGAGAGAGAGCGTGGTATCACCATCGCTACTTCACACATCGAGTATGAAACAGAAAATCGACACTACGCTCACGTTGACTGCCCTGGACACGCCGACTATGTTAAAAACATGATTACAGGTGCTGCTCAAATGGATGGCGCGATTCTTGTTGTTTCTGCGGCGGATGGCCCCATGCCCCAAACTAGGGAGCACATTCTTCTTTCTCGACAAGTAGGCGTTCCTTACATCGTGGTTTTCTTGAACAAAGAAGATATGGTTGATGACGCTGAGCTTCTTGAGCTTGTTGAAATGGAAGTTAGAGAACTTCTTAGCAACTACGACTTCCCTGGAGATGACACTCCTATCGTTGCAGGTTCCGCTCTTAAAGCTCTTGAAGAGGCTAAGACAGGAAATGTTGGCGAGTGGGGCGAGAAAGTATTGAAGCTTATGGCTGAGGTTGACCGATATATTCCTACGCCTGAGCGAGATGTGGATAAGCCTTTCCTTATGCCTGTTGAAGACGTATTCTCCATCGCGGGTCGTGGAACCGTTGTGACAGGAAGAATTGAAAGAGGCGTGGTTAAAGTCGGTGACGAAGTAGAAATCGTTGGTATCCGAAACACACAAAAAACAACCGTAACTGGCGTTGAGATGTTCCGAAAAGAGCTCGACAAGGGTGAGGCGGGTGACAACGTTGGTGTTCTTTTGAGAGGCACCAAGAAAGAAGATGTTGAGAGAGGTATGGTTCTTTGTAAAATAGGTTCTATCACTCCTCACACTAACTTTGAAGGTGAAGTTTACGTTCTTTCCAAAGAGGAAGGCGGACGACACACTCCATTCTTCAATGGATACCGACCTCAGTTCTATGTTAGAACTACAGACGTTACCGGTTCTATCTCTCTTCCTGAGGGCGTAGAGATGGTTATGCCTGGTGACAACGTTAAGATCAATGTTGAGCTTATCGCTCCTGTAGCCCTCGAAGAGGGAACACGATTCGCGATCCGTGAAGGTGGTCGAACCGTTGGTGCGGGTGTCGTTACCAAGATCACTAAATAAATCGTATAGTCCCTTTTTGGGGCTATATTCTTTGGAGTTTTCATGAAAGTAAAAATCGGACTAAAGTGTTCCGAGTGCGGTGATATCAATTACAGCACGACGAAAAACGCTAAGACTCACACCGAAAAACTGGAGCTCAAAAAGTTCTGCCCTAGGTTGAACAAACACACTATTCACAAAGAAGTTAAGCTCAAGAGCTAACAAGGAACCTTTTG comes from Wolinella succinogenes DSM 1740 and encodes:
- the dapB gene encoding 4-hydroxy-tetrahydrodipicolinate reductase codes for the protein MNRIGVFGATGRVGKLLVELLGSDENAKLSSVFVRKELDFSMPPGALVTNDYKTFLEGCDVVIDFSLPDATAALLETAMQGHPKPLVIGTTGLDAHHFNLIHEASRQMPVLYATNMSLGVAILNKMVHTAAKALADFDIEIVEMHHRHKKDSPSGTALTLAESCAKARGVELDEVRVSGRNGNIGERKSEEIAVMSLRGGDIAGKHTVGFYSEGEYLEFVHTATSRMTFAKGALRAAKWLAKQESGLYGISDALGI
- the purF gene encoding amidophosphoribosyltransferase, translated to MPWESNTKEENQVETLRDWNEECAVVGVYNADTAASVAYYSLFSMQHRGQEASGISSSTGEKLITIKDRGLVTAVFGDDKLKKLKGRSAVGHNRYSTAGEDSILDAQPVFARYDLGEIAIVHNGNLTNAKQIREDLIQKGAIFQSFMDTENLIHLIAKSQKEKLIDRIIDAVHKIEGAYSLIFLSRKKMFAIRDPHGFRPLSLGRIKNSDGSFGYMVASETCAFDLVGAEYIRDVEPGEMLVFEAEGEPRSYKIFEKQPRPCIFEFVYFARPDSRVFGHNVYEVRKNMGQELAREKPIEADMVIPVPDSGVAAAIGYARESGIPFELGIVRNHYVGRTFIEPTQQSRELKVKLKLNPIKELIQGKRLIVIDDSIVRGTTSRQIVRILRAAGAKEVHMKISSPPTISPCYYGVDTPDKSQLICANMTLEETCRFIEADSLSFLSLEGLRRSIQCDERELFCQACFDGKYIV
- a CDS encoding TIGR01212 family radical SAM protein (This family includes YhcC from E. coli K-12, an uncharacterized radical SAM protein.), coding for MLTFGRYFKKKFGEKVRKIPISIPGFTCPNIDGTVAKGGCIFCRNESFSPILSKQAPAPFKLHPGLSENPHLEMQIEVLKKQFDSQVGFHREKFGMKKFLVYFQSFTNTYAPIETLKRLYSEAFRLPDVVGISIGTRIDSVNHEILDFLGEYAREKEVWIEYGIQSIHDRTLEGINRGHDSSEMEYWIKETQNRGIKVCVHLIYGLPGESEEMMLETLDKMIEWQAESIKIHPLYVMAHTALATLYKKGEYTPITLERYAWLIGESMKRIPKEIVVQRVSAGAHTEDLLAPDWCFDKNIQMRYIRDSLRATGIDY
- a CDS encoding tRNA (5-methylaminomethyl-2-thiouridine)(34)-methyltransferase MnmD is translated as MNLKPILTGDDSPTLFSERFGEHYHSTSMGAHSESLHKHILPPLLVHPEWLNRSKIKILDICFGLGYNTLATLALYRQKGFKGIIEVHSPEMDEELLEGLLYFDYPLELGETRSFLYELIRKKRVERDGVILELFVGDAREYLRMLEGGFDIVYQDAFSPVKNPLLWTVDYFSDLRAILAEEGVVTTYTQSSAVRYSAYLAGFQVYAYENGIDRGGTLFSPSSLPLKRINLEEKRLNNPSLKALRDEDYCVN
- the tuf gene encoding elongation factor Tu codes for the protein MAKEKFVKNKPHVNIGTIGHVDHGKTTLSAAISAVLATKGLCELKDYDAIDNAPEERERGITIATSHIEYETENRHYAHVDCPGHADYVKNMITGAAQMDGAILVVSAADGPMPQTREHILLSRQVGVPYIVVFLNKEDMVDDAELLELVEMEVRELLSNYDFPGDDTPIVAGSALKALEEAKTGNVGEWGEKVLKLMAEVDRYIPTPERDVDKPFLMPVEDVFSIAGRGTVVTGRIERGVVKVGDEVEIVGIRNTQKTTVTGVEMFRKELDKGEAGDNVGVLLRGTKKEDVERGMVLCKIGSITPHTNFEGEVYVLSKEEGGRHTPFFNGYRPQFYVRTTDVTGSISLPEGVEMVMPGDNVKINVELIAPVALEEGTRFAIREGGRTVGAGVVTKITK
- the rpmG gene encoding 50S ribosomal protein L33; the protein is MKVKIGLKCSECGDINYSTTKNAKTHTEKLELKKFCPRLNKHTIHKEVKLKS